From Domibacillus sp. DTU_2020_1001157_1_SI_ALB_TIR_016, a single genomic window includes:
- the murC gene encoding UDP-N-acetylmuramate--L-alanine ligase codes for MTTYHFVGIKGSGMSALAHILHDKGYTVQGSDVEKTFFTQKALEEAGILILPFNENNIQEGMTVIAGNAFGDDHEEIKRAHEMNVPVIRYHKFLGDFIQNFTSVAITGSHGKTSTTGLMAHVVSGSAPTSYLIGDGTGRGAKDAAYFVFEACEYRRHFLSYSPDYAVMTNIDFDHPDYFADVQDVVSAFQQMAMQVKKGIFACGDDEYLQGIQANVPVVFYGFGDENDFQARNTSFDEKGTTFDVFVRNEFYATFRIPGYGDHNVLNALSVIGLCHYEDIDTDIVKERLLTFSGVKRRFSEKQAGGQVLIDDYAHHPTEIRATINAARQKYPNREIVAVFQPHTFSRTQTFLDAFADSLNGADAVYLCDIFGSARENHGKLTIEDLQEKIPGAQLIKEDGTPVLRKHENSVLIFMGAGDIQKFQAAYEEQLA; via the coding sequence ATGACAACCTATCATTTTGTTGGAATAAAAGGCTCTGGAATGAGCGCCCTCGCCCATATTCTTCACGATAAAGGGTATACCGTGCAGGGATCTGACGTAGAAAAAACATTTTTTACACAAAAAGCGCTTGAAGAAGCAGGCATTTTAATTTTGCCATTTAACGAAAATAATATTCAAGAAGGCATGACAGTTATTGCGGGAAATGCTTTCGGAGATGATCACGAAGAAATCAAACGCGCTCATGAAATGAACGTGCCGGTGATCCGCTATCACAAGTTTTTAGGAGATTTTATTCAAAACTTTACGAGCGTGGCGATTACAGGCTCACACGGGAAAACGTCTACAACCGGCTTGATGGCACATGTTGTAAGCGGCTCGGCGCCAACGTCTTATTTGATTGGAGATGGAACAGGCCGCGGAGCAAAAGATGCAGCTTATTTTGTATTTGAAGCATGTGAATACCGCCGTCATTTCCTATCTTATTCGCCAGATTACGCCGTTATGACGAATATCGATTTCGATCATCCGGATTATTTTGCTGATGTGCAGGATGTTGTTTCTGCTTTTCAACAAATGGCCATGCAGGTGAAAAAGGGTATTTTCGCATGCGGTGATGACGAGTATTTGCAGGGCATTCAAGCGAACGTACCGGTTGTTTTTTATGGCTTTGGCGATGAAAATGATTTCCAGGCACGCAATACGTCTTTTGACGAAAAAGGAACCACTTTTGATGTGTTTGTCCGGAATGAATTTTATGCGACGTTCCGAATCCCTGGATACGGCGATCATAACGTTTTAAACGCTCTGTCAGTCATTGGTTTATGCCACTACGAGGATATTGATACAGACATCGTAAAAGAGCGGCTGCTGACATTCTCGGGTGTAAAACGCCGCTTCTCTGAAAAGCAGGCGGGAGGACAGGTGCTGATTGACGATTATGCGCACCATCCAACTGAAATTCGTGCAACGATTAATGCAGCACGCCAAAAATATCCGAACCGTGAAATCGTAGCCGTATTCCAGCCGCATACGTTTTCTCGTACACAGACTTTCCTTGATGCATTTGCAGACAGCTTAAATGGAGCAGATGCGGTTTACTTGTGTGATATTTTCGGATCAGCCCGTGAAAACCACGGCAAATTGACGATTGAAGATCTTCAAGAAAAAATTCCAGGCGCACAGCTTATCAAAGAAGACGGTACGCCGGTTTTAAGAAAGCATGAAAACAGCGTTTTAATTTTTATGGGCGCTGGTGACATTCAGAAATTCCAGGCTGCTTACGAAGAACAGCTTGCTTAA
- a CDS encoding aminopeptidase, protein MKDSRIQTLAANLINYSCQIQPGEKVLIENFGLQRELVTALIEEAYKAGGWPYVLLKDHRVDRSLLMGAQEGQFDLMADFEANVMKEMDAYIGLRAGDNINEHADVPAEKMKIHGNTIGKKVHRDIRVPKTKWVVLRYPTSSMAQLAKMSTEAFEDFYFDVCNLDYSKMDAAMEPLVALMNRTDRVQLKGPGTDLTFSIKDIPAVKCAGQLNIPDGEVYTAPVRDSVNGVISFNTPSPYEGFTFENVKLRFENGKIIDAHSNDVKRINDIFDTDEGARFIGEFAIGVNPYILHPMQDILFDEKIDGSFHFTPGECYEEAYNGNHSNIHWDMVNIQRPEYGGGEIWFDDVLIRKDGRFVLPELEGLNPENLK, encoded by the coding sequence ATGAAAGATTCACGCATTCAAACATTAGCTGCCAATTTGATCAACTACTCTTGCCAAATACAACCCGGTGAAAAAGTATTGATTGAAAACTTTGGCCTGCAGCGCGAATTGGTCACTGCGCTGATAGAAGAAGCATATAAAGCTGGAGGATGGCCCTACGTGCTATTAAAGGACCACAGAGTAGACCGCTCCCTTCTGATGGGTGCGCAGGAAGGCCAATTTGACCTTATGGCCGATTTTGAAGCGAATGTAATGAAGGAAATGGACGCTTATATTGGTCTGCGGGCCGGTGATAATATAAATGAGCATGCTGATGTGCCGGCAGAAAAAATGAAAATCCACGGCAATACGATCGGCAAAAAAGTACACCGTGACATTCGGGTACCGAAAACAAAATGGGTTGTTCTTCGCTATCCGACATCTTCTATGGCGCAGCTTGCCAAAATGAGCACAGAGGCGTTTGAAGATTTTTATTTCGATGTATGTAACCTGGACTACAGCAAAATGGATGCAGCGATGGAGCCGCTTGTAGCGCTCATGAACCGCACAGACCGCGTACAGCTTAAAGGACCTGGAACAGATTTAACTTTTTCCATTAAGGATATTCCTGCTGTTAAATGCGCGGGTCAGCTGAATATTCCGGATGGTGAAGTATACACTGCGCCTGTGCGTGATTCTGTGAACGGCGTGATTTCTTTTAATACGCCTTCTCCTTATGAAGGCTTTACGTTTGAAAATGTAAAACTGCGGTTTGAAAACGGGAAAATTATTGATGCACATTCTAACGACGTTAAACGAATCAATGACATTTTTGATACTGATGAAGGGGCTCGGTTTATCGGTGAATTTGCCATCGGCGTCAATCCTTATATTCTTCATCCGATGCAGGATATTTTATTCGATGAAAAAATTGACGGCAGCTTTCATTTCACGCCCGGTGAATGCTATGAAGAGGCTTATAACGGCAATCATTCGAATATTCACTGGGATATGGTCAATATTCAGCGTCCGGAATACGGCGGCGGTGAAATTTGGTTTGATGACGTATTGATCCGAAAGGATGGCCGGTTTGTTCTGCCGGAACTTGAAGGCTTGAATCCAGAAAACTTAAAGTAA
- a CDS encoding DUF948 domain-containing protein — protein sequence MEIILYLSAAVAAIAFLILVLNLSRTLKSVDNTLDTLSRTVDRLEGQLKNVTAETAELLHKTNALAEDVQHKTEQLNTVVYAVKDVGSSVHNLNHSLKKVTTTVASQVEKNQYKISQAVQWGNVIKQLVDKFKQDEKTTAGSPSPAGRTEALPAPAYKNNDI from the coding sequence GTGGAAATTATTCTTTATTTGAGTGCGGCGGTTGCGGCTATCGCGTTTTTAATTCTGGTCCTTAATTTGTCCAGAACATTAAAATCAGTCGATAACACGCTTGATACTCTATCCCGTACAGTTGACCGCCTAGAAGGGCAATTGAAGAATGTGACAGCGGAGACGGCTGAACTGTTACATAAAACGAATGCGCTGGCTGAGGATGTTCAGCATAAAACGGAGCAGCTGAATACAGTTGTTTATGCTGTAAAGGATGTTGGTTCATCTGTTCATAACTTGAACCATTCATTGAAAAAGGTGACAACAACCGTTGCATCCCAAGTAGAAAAAAATCAATACAAAATTTCTCAAGCTGTGCAATGGGGAAATGTTATAAAGCAGCTGGTTGACAAATTTAAACAGGACGAAAAAACTACAGCAGGTTCCCCGTCCCCAGCAGGGCGCACAGAAGCTTTACCAGCTCCAGCTTACAAAAACAACGACATATGA
- a CDS encoding YtxH domain-containing protein, with protein MRTKNTYDQFNIKKNGVNSPQYPIQAQPQYDSFDLSTDRYDYEESMNTKDFVTGAIFGAVVGAAAALMLAPKSGTELRSSLNSQAGSLKERASGLTDTAKDKTSSLTSAVQEKSSALMDKVKSMKSSENADSGTETMNSTSLDEKKEDAKSVVDSVAEAVKDKVDTTADTAKTKLDETKKAFDEAEKAKNNSNQTSSNTSSNTSTSTSTATVSSTTASTNATSAGWVDPADKGINEKKKNGGLNNNNNNNNNNNNNRNNNNSNKKFNNK; from the coding sequence ATGAGAACTAAAAACACATATGATCAGTTTAATATTAAAAAGAATGGGGTTAATTCACCTCAATATCCAATTCAGGCTCAACCTCAATATGACAGCTTTGATTTGAGTACAGACCGTTATGATTATGAAGAGTCAATGAATACGAAAGACTTTGTTACAGGCGCTATCTTTGGTGCAGTTGTTGGTGCTGCGGCCGCTTTGATGCTTGCACCTAAATCAGGTACAGAACTGCGCAGCAGCTTAAATTCGCAGGCTGGCTCTTTAAAAGAGCGTGCCAGCGGCTTAACGGATACGGCAAAAGATAAAACATCTTCTTTAACAAGCGCAGTGCAGGAAAAATCATCTGCTTTAATGGATAAAGTGAAGTCCATGAAGTCATCTGAAAATGCTGACTCAGGAACTGAAACAATGAATTCGACATCGCTAGATGAGAAAAAAGAAGATGCAAAATCGGTTGTAGACAGCGTAGCAGAAGCGGTAAAAGATAAAGTAGATACAACAGCTGATACAGCTAAAACAAAGCTTGATGAAACAAAAAAAGCGTTTGACGAAGCAGAAAAAGCAAAAAATAATTCAAATCAAACAAGCAGCAATACATCAAGCAATACATCAACTTCAACCTCGACAGCGACGGTTTCGAGCACAACAGCATCAACGAATGCTACTTCTGCCGGATGGGTCGACCCAGCTGACAAAGGCATTAATGAAAAAAAGAAAAACGGCGGCTTAAATAACAACAATAATAACAACAATAATAATAACAACAACAGAAATAACAACAACTCAAATAAAAAGTTTAACAACAAATAA
- the ytxJ gene encoding bacillithiol system redox-active protein YtxJ produces the protein MQKIMYIAEFEELLERNEPFFLLKHSTTCPISAAAYEAYESFIKDPDSGQQGVYLAVQEARELSNHIAQVTDIRHESPQVIYFKNGKPEWNESHWKITKDQLASVL, from the coding sequence ATGCAGAAGATTATGTATATTGCGGAGTTTGAAGAACTTTTGGAAAGAAACGAGCCTTTCTTTTTACTAAAGCATAGTACCACATGTCCCATCAGCGCTGCCGCATATGAAGCATACGAATCATTTATAAAAGACCCTGATTCTGGTCAGCAGGGGGTCTACCTGGCGGTCCAGGAAGCGCGAGAATTATCCAATCATATTGCTCAAGTGACGGATATTCGACATGAATCTCCTCAGGTGATTTATTTTAAAAATGGAAAACCGGAGTGGAATGAATCTCATTGGAAAATCACAAAAGACCAGCTTGCTTCCGTTTTATAA
- a CDS encoding bifunctional 3-deoxy-7-phosphoheptulonate synthase/chorismate mutase yields MSNQELEQLRSRVDEMNVQLLKLINERAELVQEIGRIKEKQGVNRYDPVRERSMLNNLLDKNDGPFERSTIEHIFKEIFKAGLELQEDDHRKALLVSRKKKQEDTVVTVRGHKVGEGNVTFVFGPCAVESYEQVAEVAKSIKGKGLKMIRGGAYKPRTSPYDFQGLGLEGLKILKRVADEFDLAVVSEIVNPADIETACEYIDVIQIGARNMQNFELLKAAGAVKKPILLKRGLAATIDEFINAAEYILAQGNDQVILCERGIRTYERATRNTLDITAVPILKQETHLPVFVDVTHSTGRRDLLLPAAKAGIAIGADGIMAEVHPDPAVALSDAAQQMNLQQFDEFYDEILKSVPVKA; encoded by the coding sequence GTGAGCAATCAGGAACTAGAACAGTTAAGAAGCAGAGTGGATGAAATGAATGTCCAGCTGCTAAAGTTAATTAACGAACGGGCAGAACTTGTTCAAGAAATCGGGCGTATCAAAGAAAAACAAGGTGTTAACCGTTACGATCCAGTTCGTGAACGCTCTATGCTTAATAATTTACTAGATAAAAACGATGGACCGTTTGAACGTTCCACTATTGAACATATTTTCAAAGAAATTTTCAAAGCAGGTCTTGAACTTCAAGAAGACGATCATCGAAAAGCGCTTCTTGTCTCAAGAAAGAAAAAGCAAGAAGATACTGTTGTGACGGTGCGGGGCCATAAAGTAGGAGAGGGCAATGTTACGTTTGTTTTTGGACCTTGCGCGGTTGAATCATACGAGCAAGTAGCAGAAGTGGCAAAATCGATCAAAGGCAAAGGATTGAAAATGATCCGCGGCGGTGCTTACAAGCCGCGTACGTCTCCATATGATTTCCAGGGACTCGGCTTAGAGGGGCTGAAAATTCTAAAGCGTGTAGCAGATGAATTTGACCTTGCAGTTGTCAGCGAAATTGTCAATCCGGCTGATATTGAAACAGCTTGTGAATATATCGATGTCATTCAAATCGGTGCCCGTAATATGCAGAATTTTGAGCTCTTAAAAGCAGCAGGGGCTGTGAAAAAGCCTATTTTGTTAAAACGCGGTTTAGCGGCTACTATTGATGAATTTATTAATGCAGCAGAGTATATTCTTGCCCAAGGAAACGATCAAGTCATTCTTTGCGAGCGGGGCATTCGTACTTATGAACGTGCTACGCGAAACACGCTTGATATTACCGCGGTGCCAATTTTAAAACAAGAAACGCATCTTCCTGTTTTCGTGGATGTTACGCATTCCACTGGACGACGTGATCTTCTTCTTCCAGCGGCAAAAGCAGGTATCGCAATCGGGGCAGACGGAATTATGGCAGAAGTGCATCCGGACCCGGCCGTTGCACTGTCTGATGCGGCGCAGCAGATGAATTTGCAACAATTTGATGAATTTTATGATGAGATTTTAAAATCTGTACCGGTAAAAGCATAA
- the ccpA gene encoding catabolite control protein A, with amino-acid sequence MNITIYDVAREANVSMATVSRVVNGNPNVKPATRKKVNDVIERLGYRPNAVARGLASKKTTTVGLIIPDISNIFYAELARGIEDIATMYKYNIILSNSDQNEEKEMHLIQTMLGKQVDGLIFMGNHITEEHVKEFDRSPVPVVLAGSVETSGKTASVNIDYKEAAREVMQSLIENGHKRIAYVASPFHDVINTEYALAVYKEVLEEADLYDESLVVEGDYTYDSGIEAWEKLSEADEKPTAVFVYNDEMALGIVHTAQEAGLSIPDDLEVVSFDSTKLSLMVRPQLTAVAQPLYDIGAVAMRLLTKLMNKEEVENPVVVLPHRIEKRGSTKA; translated from the coding sequence ATGAATATTACGATTTATGATGTAGCAAGAGAGGCAAACGTGTCGATGGCAACAGTATCGCGCGTAGTAAATGGAAACCCGAACGTGAAACCGGCAACAAGAAAGAAAGTAAATGATGTAATCGAGCGTTTAGGCTATCGTCCAAATGCGGTTGCACGTGGGCTGGCGAGCAAAAAAACAACAACTGTTGGGTTAATCATTCCTGACATTTCAAATATTTTCTATGCAGAGCTCGCGCGTGGAATTGAAGATATTGCGACTATGTATAAGTACAACATTATTTTAAGCAACTCGGATCAAAATGAAGAAAAAGAAATGCATTTAATTCAAACGATGCTCGGCAAACAAGTAGATGGCCTTATTTTTATGGGCAATCACATTACAGAAGAGCATGTAAAAGAATTTGACCGTTCACCAGTACCGGTTGTGCTGGCAGGGTCTGTTGAAACATCCGGAAAAACAGCTTCTGTTAATATCGATTACAAAGAGGCCGCTCGTGAGGTGATGCAGTCTTTAATTGAAAACGGTCATAAGCGTATTGCTTACGTAGCCAGCCCGTTCCACGATGTGATCAACACAGAGTATGCGCTTGCGGTATACAAAGAGGTGCTTGAAGAAGCGGATCTTTACGATGAATCCCTTGTTGTAGAAGGCGATTACACATATGATTCTGGAATTGAAGCATGGGAGAAGCTAAGCGAAGCTGATGAAAAGCCAACAGCTGTATTTGTATACAATGACGAGATGGCTCTTGGTATTGTTCACACAGCTCAAGAAGCAGGTCTGTCTATTCCAGATGATCTTGAAGTAGTCAGCTTCGATTCAACAAAGCTGTCTCTAATGGTGCGTCCTCAACTGACAGCGGTTGCGCAGCCGCTATATGATATTGGTGCCGTTGCAATGCGTTTGTTAACAAAGCTCATGAACAAGGAAGAAGTAGAAAACCCAGTCGTGGTACTGCCGCACCGCATTGAAAAGCGCGGCTCAACGAAAGCATAA
- a CDS encoding acetoin utilization protein AcuC, translating to MNHDAVFIYSDQLLRYRFSEHHPFNQFRLTLTLDLLRHLNALDVSQIIEPRMADDEELTLIHDREYVEAVKKAGRGELPESIGEGFGLGTEDTPMFKDMHEASAFLVGGALTAADQVMTGRANHAIHLGGGLHHGFRGKASGFCIYNDSAVAIKYLQKKYKARVLYVDTDAHHGDGVQWAFYDDPDVATYSIHETGRYLFPGTGNVTERGHGQGYGYSFNVPLDAFTEDESWLASYETTLREVTHFFKPDVILTQNGADAHYYDPLTHLSATINIYKHIPALAHELAHEYCDGRWIAVGGGGYDIWRVVPRAWSLLWLEMSGQQHLAATFPEGWTAKWQPKAPHSLPSSWTDPPDMYPAIPRKSEITEKNQLTVDKLLYPLRDQKK from the coding sequence ATGAACCATGATGCCGTTTTTATTTATTCCGATCAATTACTGCGATATCGGTTTTCAGAACATCATCCCTTTAATCAGTTTCGCCTTACGCTGACCCTTGATTTGCTTCGTCACCTGAATGCATTGGACGTCAGTCAGATCATTGAACCTCGTATGGCAGATGATGAAGAGTTGACGCTTATTCATGACCGTGAGTATGTAGAAGCAGTAAAAAAAGCGGGACGCGGTGAATTGCCTGAATCAATCGGTGAAGGATTCGGACTTGGCACAGAAGATACACCGATGTTTAAAGACATGCATGAAGCAAGTGCTTTTCTGGTCGGCGGCGCTTTGACCGCAGCTGACCAGGTGATGACGGGCCGGGCCAATCATGCTATTCATCTAGGCGGCGGCCTTCATCATGGATTTCGCGGAAAAGCGTCGGGGTTTTGCATTTATAACGACAGTGCCGTTGCAATCAAGTATTTGCAAAAAAAGTACAAAGCACGGGTTTTATATGTAGATACAGATGCCCACCACGGTGATGGTGTGCAGTGGGCTTTTTATGATGATCCGGATGTGGCAACGTATTCAATCCATGAAACAGGACGTTACCTTTTCCCTGGAACAGGCAATGTAACAGAGCGAGGACATGGACAAGGCTACGGTTATTCTTTTAATGTACCGCTCGATGCATTTACAGAAGATGAGTCCTGGCTTGCTTCCTATGAAACAACGCTGCGTGAAGTAACGCACTTTTTCAAGCCGGATGTGATTTTAACGCAAAACGGTGCGGACGCCCATTATTATGACCCGCTAACGCACTTGTCTGCTACGATTAACATTTACAAGCATATTCCGGCACTGGCCCATGAGCTCGCTCACGAATACTGTGATGGCCGCTGGATTGCGGTTGGCGGGGGCGGCTATGATATATGGCGTGTTGTCCCGCGCGCTTGGTCTCTACTGTGGCTGGAGATGAGCGGACAGCAGCATCTTGCCGCAACATTTCCAGAGGGCTGGACGGCAAAGTGGCAGCCGAAAGCACCTCATTCCCTTCCCTCGTCCTGGACAGATCCGCCTGATATGTACCCTGCTATTCCGCGAAAAAGCGAAATTACAGAAAAGAACCAGCTGACGGTGGACAAGCTTCTTTATCCGCTCCGTGATCAAAAAAAATAA
- a CDS encoding acetoin utilization AcuB family protein produces the protein MVLEEIMKVYIHTLTPDDTIGAALQLCRDHKIRHIPILDADHTLAGLVTDRDIKDATPSILKQENGSEQLNKPLSLIMKTNVITGHPLDFVEDAAATFYEHHISCLPVVQNGKVIGLVTETDVLHTFVELTGVNQPGSRVEVRVENRAGVLYEILHVMHHRRVNVQSVLVYPDRTAATHKVIVLRIRTMNPVGVIDDLKKEGHEVLWPNMPGIRS, from the coding sequence GTGGTCCTTGAAGAAATTATGAAAGTTTATATACATACACTTACCCCTGACGATACGATCGGGGCCGCTCTTCAGCTTTGCCGTGACCATAAAATCCGCCATATCCCTATTTTGGATGCAGATCATACATTGGCCGGACTGGTGACTGATCGAGACATAAAAGATGCGACACCCTCTATTTTAAAACAAGAAAACGGCTCTGAACAATTAAACAAGCCGCTCAGCCTTATTATGAAAACAAATGTGATTACAGGACACCCGCTCGATTTTGTTGAAGATGCCGCTGCAACCTTCTATGAGCATCATATCAGCTGCCTGCCCGTTGTTCAAAACGGCAAAGTGATCGGGCTGGTGACAGAAACCGACGTTCTTCATACCTTTGTAGAGCTCACAGGTGTTAACCAGCCTGGTTCACGCGTCGAAGTTCGTGTGGAGAATAGGGCAGGGGTTTTATATGAAATCTTACATGTGATGCATCATCGGAGGGTAAATGTACAAAGTGTTCTTGTTTATCCGGACCGCACAGCTGCAACACATAAAGTGATTGTTTTACGTATTCGAACGATGAATCCGGTCGGCGTCATCGACGATTTGAAAAAAGAAGGCCACGAGGTGCTTTGGCCAAACATGCCGGGGATTCGTTCATGA
- a CDS encoding GNAT family N-acetyltransferase, with protein MEHIKTYYSKELQTPSGTLIVEGPIEPEQLAEYKFHEGLVAFRQPDQQLEALIEIAGLPEGRIIIARNDQTIVGYVTFLYPDPLERWSEAKLDNLIELGAIEVAPDYRGARVGQTLLHVAMMDDQMEDYITITTEYYWHWDLKGTGLNVWEYRKIMEKMMGAGGLVWYATDDPEISSHPANCLMVRIGSRVDQESIQKFDQVRFMNRFMY; from the coding sequence ATGGAACATATCAAAACCTATTATTCAAAAGAATTACAAACACCCAGCGGGACACTGATTGTAGAAGGTCCTATTGAGCCGGAACAGCTTGCAGAGTACAAGTTCCATGAAGGACTGGTAGCATTTCGCCAGCCTGACCAGCAGCTTGAAGCTCTTATTGAAATTGCGGGTCTTCCCGAAGGGCGGATTATTATTGCGAGAAATGATCAAACGATCGTTGGATATGTTACTTTTTTGTATCCTGACCCTCTAGAGCGGTGGTCAGAGGCAAAGCTTGATAATCTTATAGAGCTTGGCGCGATAGAAGTAGCGCCGGATTACCGGGGAGCCCGGGTCGGCCAAACGCTCCTGCACGTTGCCATGATGGATGACCAAATGGAGGACTATATTACCATTACAACTGAATATTATTGGCATTGGGATTTAAAAGGAACCGGTTTAAATGTGTGGGAATATCGTAAAATTATGGAGAAAATGATGGGTGCCGGCGGACTTGTATGGTACGCAACCGACGATCCAGAAATCAGCTCTCATCCTGCGAATTGTTTAATGGTCCGAATTGGTTCAAGAGTAGATCAGGAATCGATTCAAAAATTTGACCAGGTGCGTTTTATGAACCGTTTTATGTATTAA
- the acsA gene encoding acetate--CoA ligase, translating into MKLEALSAVQGNYNLADYDQTYASFDWKEAEKAFSWSQTGKVNAAYEAIDRHAESGKGEKVALYYRDASRSEQYTFAEMKANTNKAANVLKQYGDLQKGDRVFIFMPRSPELYFAALGAIKAGAIVGPLFEAFMEGAVRDRLEDSEARMIITTPELASRVPVDELPKLEKVFIVSDSVEEDEKQIDFMQKWKKASDQFEIEWVDRQDGMLLHYTSGSTGKPKGVLHVHNAMIQQYQTAKWVLDLQENDVYWCTADPGWVTGTAYGIFGPWLTGSTNVIVGGRFSPEAWYGTIEEYKVSVWYSAPTAFRMLMGAGDEVVKKFDLSSLRHILSVGEPLNPEVVRWGKKVFDLRIHDTWWMTETGAQVICNYPSMDIRPGSMGKPIPGLKAAIVDDQGNELPPNRMGNLAIKKGWPSMMAAIWNNEAKYESYFMPGDWYVSGDSAYMDEDGYFWFQGRVDDVIMTAGERVGPFEVESKLVEHPAIAEAGVIGKPDPVRGEVIKAFIALRDGYEQSDDLKEEIRQFVKTGLAAHAAPREIEFRDKLPKTRSGKIMRRVLKAWELDLPTGDLSTMED; encoded by the coding sequence ATGAAATTGGAAGCGCTATCAGCTGTACAGGGAAATTATAATTTAGCAGATTATGATCAAACGTATGCCTCTTTTGATTGGAAAGAAGCAGAGAAAGCTTTTTCCTGGTCCCAGACAGGTAAAGTAAACGCGGCATATGAAGCGATTGACCGTCATGCTGAGTCTGGCAAAGGGGAAAAAGTGGCGCTTTATTACCGGGATGCCAGCCGCAGTGAGCAATACACGTTCGCAGAGATGAAAGCAAATACAAACAAAGCAGCCAATGTACTAAAGCAATACGGAGATCTTCAAAAAGGAGATCGTGTCTTTATTTTTATGCCGCGTTCACCAGAGCTTTATTTCGCAGCATTAGGGGCAATTAAAGCAGGAGCTATTGTGGGGCCGTTGTTTGAAGCATTTATGGAAGGTGCTGTGCGGGACCGTTTGGAAGACAGCGAGGCACGCATGATTATTACGACGCCGGAGCTTGCAAGCCGTGTTCCAGTGGATGAGCTGCCGAAGCTGGAAAAAGTATTTATCGTGTCTGACAGCGTAGAAGAAGACGAAAAGCAAATAGATTTTATGCAAAAGTGGAAAAAAGCATCAGACCAGTTTGAGATTGAATGGGTAGATCGTCAAGATGGGATGCTGCTTCATTACACATCTGGTTCGACCGGAAAACCTAAAGGGGTTTTGCACGTACATAATGCAATGATTCAGCAATATCAGACAGCCAAGTGGGTGCTTGACCTGCAGGAGAATGACGTCTACTGGTGTACAGCGGACCCAGGCTGGGTAACAGGTACAGCTTATGGCATTTTCGGCCCATGGCTGACAGGCTCTACAAACGTGATTGTTGGGGGACGCTTCAGTCCGGAGGCATGGTATGGAACGATTGAAGAGTATAAAGTAAGCGTTTGGTACAGTGCACCGACAGCTTTCCGCATGCTGATGGGCGCTGGTGACGAAGTTGTGAAAAAGTTTGATCTGTCGTCCCTGCGCCATATTTTAAGTGTTGGAGAGCCGTTAAATCCGGAAGTTGTACGCTGGGGTAAAAAAGTTTTTGACCTTCGCATTCACGATACATGGTGGATGACAGAAACAGGGGCTCAAGTGATTTGTAACTATCCGTCAATGGATATCCGCCCGGGGTCTATGGGTAAACCAATTCCTGGATTGAAAGCAGCGATTGTAGATGACCAGGGCAATGAGCTGCCGCCAAACCGAATGGGAAATCTGGCGATTAAAAAAGGCTGGCCGTCTATGATGGCGGCGATTTGGAACAATGAAGCCAAATATGAATCTTATTTTATGCCGGGTGACTGGTATGTATCTGGAGATTCTGCATACATGGATGAAGACGGCTATTTTTGGTTCCAGGGCCGCGTAGATGACGTCATTATGACAGCTGGTGAGCGCGTCGGCCCATTTGAAGTAGAGAGCAAGCTTGTCGAGCATCCAGCTATTGCCGAAGCAGGCGTGATTGGAAAACCAGACCCGGTCCGGGGCGAAGTGATCAAAGCATTTATTGCACTTCGTGACGGATATGAACAATCGGACGATTTAAAAGAAGAAATCCGCCAATTTGTTAAAACAGGCCTTGCTGCTCACGCTGCTCCACGTGAAATTGAGTTTCGTGACAAGCTTCCGAAAACACGCTCGGGCAAAATTATGCGCCGCGTCTTGAAAGCATGGGAGCTTGATCTGCCAACGGGTGACTTATCGACGATGGAAGACTAA